A section of the Rhodobacteraceae bacterium M382 genome encodes:
- the ykgO gene encoding type B 50S ribosomal protein L36 — protein MKVKNSLRSLKNRHRDCRIVRRKGRVYVINKTQPRFKARQG, from the coding sequence ATGAAAGTCAAGAACTCGCTCCGCTCGCTGAAGAACCGGCATCGTGATTGCCGGATCGTGCGTCGTAAAGGCCGCGTGTATGTGATCAACAAAACACAGCCGCGGTTCAAAGCTCGCCAGGGCTGA